Proteins co-encoded in one Anaerobaca lacustris genomic window:
- a CDS encoding phosphatidylserine decarboxylase: MRIPLTKYGWPQVAVYPALLVVAMLAVALGGAGRTPPWAVITTEVVLAAVFVWALMFFRDPRRDAPADKSLFLAPADGKVTDIERMQQSDFLDGPALRIGIFLSIFNVHINRAPCNVRVEKIAYRKGRYLNAMNPLSAKVNESNTLTLARTDEPGGRLVVRQISGAIARRIVCEAKEGGELGQGQAFGMIKFGSRTELYVPAGEQIECLVRIGDTVKAGITPLVRYR, from the coding sequence ATGAGGATACCACTGACCAAGTACGGCTGGCCCCAGGTGGCCGTCTACCCCGCCCTGCTCGTTGTGGCCATGCTGGCCGTCGCCTTGGGAGGGGCGGGCCGCACACCCCCGTGGGCTGTTATCACGACGGAGGTCGTCCTCGCGGCGGTCTTCGTCTGGGCCCTGATGTTCTTCCGCGACCCCCGACGGGACGCCCCGGCCGACAAGAGTCTGTTCCTCGCTCCGGCCGACGGCAAGGTCACGGATATCGAGCGGATGCAGCAGAGCGACTTCCTTGACGGACCGGCCCTGCGGATCGGCATCTTCCTGAGCATCTTCAACGTCCACATCAATCGCGCCCCGTGCAACGTCCGGGTCGAGAAGATCGCCTACCGCAAAGGCAGATACCTCAACGCCATGAATCCGCTGTCGGCCAAGGTCAATGAATCGAACACCCTGACCCTGGCGCGGACGGACGAGCCCGGAGGCCGCCTGGTCGTGCGCCAGATCAGCGGGGCCATCGCCCGACGCATCGTCTGTGAGGCGAAAGAGGGTGGCGAATTGGGTCAGGGCCAGGCGTTCGGCATGATCAAATTCGGCTCGCGAACCGAACTCTACGTGCCCGCCGGCGAACAAATCGAGTGCCTAGTTCGCATAGGAGATACCGTCAAGGCGGGGATCACTCCACTTGTGAGGTACAGATAG